caccGCGGTGCTCGCCCGCCCCTCGCCCACGGGAGACGCCCccgcggcgggcggggcgggaaGGCCAGGGTCGGCGGCGGGTGGGGCCGGGCGGAGCCGCCTCCCGCTCGGGGGAGCCCCGGGGCTCGGCCCAGCCCAGCCGCGCCTGCCCTCGGGGCAGCTGCCCGGAGAGCCGGCGGGGCGGCGGCCAGCAGGCGATGGAGACGGGGAGACACCGGGCGAgaggaggcggggtgggggaggcggggagagcgCGGGGGCGGAGGCTGGCAGGGGGCGCTGGAGGCAGGAGCCGCCCGTGCGCTCCTCGCGCCCGAGGGTGCAGGAGGCTCTGAAGCAGCGGTCGCTCCGCGAGCCTCTGGGGCCCGGCTggcggcggggctggggggggtggggcggggggcgctgCCGCCGCCGGGGGCGTCGCCGGCCTCGGCCCCTTTGTTCTCGCGCGCTCCCCCTCGCCGCCCACTCCCCTGCTgtcgcgcggcggcggcggcggcggcggctcctcccGCCCGAGGCAGTCGGGCTGGGcgccgggggcgggagggggcggggggagcgcgCCAGCCGCCGGGAGTGGGGGGCGATGGCGAAGCTCCGGGTGGCTTACGAGTACACGGAAGCCGAGGACAAGAGCATCCGGCTCGGCTTGTTTCTCATCATCTCTGGCGTCGTGTCGCTCTTTATCTTCGGCTTCTGCTGGCTCAGTCCCGCGCTGCAGGATCTGCAAGCCACGGCGGCCAACTGCACGGTGCTGTCGGTGCAGCAGATCGGCGAGGTCTTTGAGTGCACCTTCACCTGTGGCGCCGACTGCAGGGGCACCTCGCAGTACCCCTGCGTCCAGGTCTACGTGAACAACTCCGAGTCCAACTCCAGGGCGCTGCTGCACAGCGACGAGCACCAGCTCCTGACCAACCCCAAGGTAAGGACGCCCCGCGAGGGATGCCTGGCTCCTGCGGAGGTCTTGAAGCTTGGGGGAGCCTCGGTGTCAGACGCCGCGCGGGGCGGGCTCGGAGTGTCTTTTTGCTCGCGTCCCTAGGAGGCGACGGGGCGTTGGACCCGCAGTGAGCACAGCCGGGAATCCCGGGGCCCGGGGTTCGTGCGCGGCGACCGGTAATGCCCTGAGGCTTTCTTTACACATCTCTCTTGTCTCGTCTCAGATTTTGAGACCTTGGCCCAGCTCAGTCCGGCGCCTACAGGTCGGACTTTGGAGACGTGCAAGGAGCGGAAAGTTACTTTTCCTCCTGTTAAAGCCAGTGGGTAGCAGGGATCCACCTACTCGGGCGCTCGGTCAAGGTCTGAGCTCCCACGGGCCGCGTCAAGCACTGGCTTTGGGAGCTCGAGATCTTTGGGCCCCTTGGGAGATGTTAGAGGGTTCCTTGCCCTTTAACTCTAAACAGACGTTTTTAACTTGGGCTGCAAAGATGAGGGTCAACAGACGACGTGGAAATCACATGCGAAATTCCGAACAAGTCTGTTTCCGGGGTTTACAGAGAGCTCCTGGTTTTCACGAAACAGATTCTCAAAAGGGTCGGGAGGAAGCCTAGTGACTCTGTGTGTCTAGGGACGATCGGGAGCCATCTGGAGAACGGTAAAACTTACTGAAAATAGAAAACCCTTCGTGATATGTACCGAATATTCCTTCCCTGGCAACTTTCTCtcaagcaataaagaaaaaacctGGTTAGGACTCGAGGGATGGATagccgagagagggagactcagaaaaCTGTTCCCAGTGGAGagaaaaaacttataaaaagcaGTGTCCTCAGTCTGTGAACTAATTGAGCTTTGTAGTGCGCCTGGTTCTGCAAGaaggattttctttcttatcttctcTTGGTCTGTTTTTACCATGCTTGTCGCTTAACTATCGAGTGAAAGTGTGTTTCTTCTTTAACGTTACTGTCATTTTCCCTCTTGGTAAGGGCTCTGCTCGAAAATccagcagaaaaacaaaagggaatGAGTCTTGTGTACACAGGAAAACTTTCTGTTAAATGTGACAAGATATATTAATCCGAAAGGGAAAAACAATTATATTAGCATTTTAAGAGTACTTAAAACAAACGTACCATTATCTCTGCAGTAAAACTCAGGGTCTTGTTTCCTTAAACGAACAGTAAATTCTTGAattggggaaattaaaaaaaaaaggaattcctttACAAAAtgacttctctttaaaaaagatgCTCCTGCTGACAAACGTGTATTCATTTaccttaaaaatgaagataatatataagaagtgaatataaataaatataaaagtacagaTTTAGATAAGGTATAATCAGTGTCCTGAAGAAgcacactctggaaaacaaatatAAGTTAATCTGCTTAAAGCTCAGTAACTTCAAAAGAAACCTTAGGGTTTTAgaaacatcacttttttttttttcttcaggattaAACCATTAATATAAAAGAAGGTGCCAAGCAGTAATAGTGATTTAGAAATTATATGGTAGTTCACCATTTAGGAGGCATTGCTATAATTGGTGAAACACTGCTAATTAGTTTAAGATAGTGGTTCAGGcactaataataaattatatacacatataccaaTAAATGGCTAATATCTGATCAAGACATTGAGAAGTTAGAATTTACTGCAAAAAGCCTGCTTGTAATTTCCAGGCAATTTTGAAGGACCTGGCAGAAAAAGTAAATTGGGATCATTAGgacatagatttttaaatcagTTGGAAGCAGTCATAATGCTTTATGTAATACTAcaattttatctctctctctctctctctttgttgcaAATAATCTCTTTTCTTCCAGTGCCAGTTCAGATTCCAGCAACAATTGTTTTGAAGAAGTGTCTGAACAAAATGACGTTTTATAAAGTATTCAAGAAATGACAGAACTGGAGAAAGATAtttatgtcacacacacacacacacacacacacacaaatgatgaGCAACAGCCCAGTGAATTTAGTCAAGGCTTCCTTAGCCAGACCAGTACACATCTTTATCCAAATTATGATTACATTATGGCATTTATAGAACATAAGTTTGTTCTTTTGCAGTCACCTTTCTACTTTTGGACAATTAAAGTACAATTCTTGTAAGTGATTAGTGATGGAAAAATTCAACATAACTGATATTGTGCCAGAACCCGGTACCTAAGCAGAATGTGTCCACAGTGCCCTTAGAAGTAGGCAGGCCCCTTTGCTCATTCCTGACGCCTCTTGGGTGCCTAGGTCTTTTCTTTGCCTTGCATCACCTGATTATCGAAGGCCTGGGTTCCCCACCCATTCCCTCTGTAGAATGTCTGGATTCCCTTCAGTGCCAAGGATCCTAATCACCTTCAACCTTCTCTTCTTCAGGACCCACTCCCCACAAGAAACCATTTTTAGGAAATCActtcttagaaagaaaaagaacaaggactttcccccacccctcccttgaGTTTGCTGCATTAATTATAGTaaaaggcagggaaagggaaagaatattGCACATGTATAACTTCTTTAGCCATAGACTACCAAAGAAGATAGTATGAACACATGTGACCTTTGACTAGTCCTGTCTAAGATATCTTTAAGTGTTCTTCAGCTTATTTATGGTTTGAATCATATCCATATTGTCAAGGGTAATCACTCTAT
The genomic region above belongs to Prionailurus bengalensis isolate Pbe53 chromosome B4, Fcat_Pben_1.1_paternal_pri, whole genome shotgun sequence and contains:
- the KCNMB4 gene encoding calcium-activated potassium channel subunit beta-4, with translation MAKLRVAYEYTEAEDKSIRLGLFLIISGVVSLFIFGFCWLSPALQDLQATAANCTVLSVQQIGEVFECTFTCGADCRGTSQYPCVQVYVNNSESNSRALLHSDEHQLLTNPKCSYIPPCKRENQKNLESVMNWQQYWKDEIGSQPFTCYFNQFQRPDDVLLHRTHDEIVLLHCFLWPLVTFVVGVLIVVLTICAKSLAVKAEAMKKRKFS